A window from Vulpes lagopus strain Blue_001 chromosome 23, ASM1834538v1, whole genome shotgun sequence encodes these proteins:
- the CLDN19 gene encoding claudin-19 — translation MANSGLQLLGYFLALGGWVGIIASTALPQWKQSSYAGDAIITAVGLYEGLWMSCASQSTGQVQCKLYDSLLALEGHIQSARALMVVAVLLGFVAMVLSVVGMKCTRVGDSNPTAKGRIAISGGVLFLLAGLCTLTAVSWYATLVMQEFFNPSTPVNARYEFGSALFVGWASAGLAMLGGSFLCCTCPEPERAASSPQPYRPGPSAAAREPVVKLSASAKGPLGV, via the exons ATGGCCAACTCGGGCCTCCAGCTCCTGGGCTACTTCCTGGCCCTGGGCGGCTGGGTGGGCATCATCGCCAGCACAGCCCTCCCGCAGTGGAAGCAGTCCTCCTACGCAGGCGACGCCATCATCACGGCCGTGGGGCTCTACGAGGGGCTCTGGATGTCCTGCGCCTCCCAGAGCACGGGGCAGGTGCAGTGCAAGCTCTATGACTCCCTGCTCGCCCTGGAAG GTCACATCCAGTCAGCGCGAGCCCTGATGGTGGTGGCCGTGCTCCTGGGCTTTGTGGCCATGGTCCTCAGTGTGGTCGGCATGAAGTGCACTCGGGTTGGAGACAGCAACCCCACCGCCAAGGGCCGCATCGCCATCTCTGGGGGTGTCCTCTTCCTGCTGGCAG GCCTCTGCACTCTGACAGCCGTCTCGTGGTATGCCACCCTGGTGATGCAGGAGTTCTTCAACCCCAGCACACCTGTCAACGCCAG GTACGAGTTCGGCTCGGCCCTGTTCGTGGGCTGGGCGTCGGCCGGCCTGGCCATGCTGGGGGGCTCCTTCCTCTGCTGCACGTGCCCCGAGCCTGAGCGCGCCGCCAGCAGCCCGCAGCCTTACCGGCCGGGCCCATCGGCTGCTGCCCGAGA ACCAGTTGTTAAATTGTCCGCCTCCGCCAAGGGCCCCCTGGGTGTGTAA
- the P3H1 gene encoding prolyl 3-hydroxylase 1 codes for MAARASRLLTALLAVAAAAAAAAAASRAEVESEAGWDMAPPDLLFAEGTAAYARGDWAGVVLSMERALRSRAALRALRLRCRTRCAAELPWEPDPAPPPSPSPASGAAALRDLRFFGGLLHRAACLRRCLGPPAAHALSEELELEFRKRSPYNYLQVAYFKINKLEKAVAAAHTFFVGNPEHMEMRQNLDYYQTMSGVKEADFKDLEAKPHMHEFRLGVRLYSEEQPHEAVAHLEAALQEYLVADAECRALCEGPYDYDGYNYLEYNADLFQAIADHYIQVLSCKQNCVTELASHPSREKPFEDFLPSHYNYLQFAYYNIGNYTQAIECAKTYLLFFPNDEVMNQNLAYYTAMVGEEPARSIGPRESAQEYRQRSLLEKELLFFAYDVFGIPFVDPDSWTPEEVIPKRLQEKQKSERETAVRISQEIGNLMKEIETLVEEKTKESLDVSRLTREGGPLLYEGINLTMNSRVLNGSQRVVMDGMISPEECRELQRLTNAAATSGDGYRGQTSPHTPSEKFYGVTVFKALKLGQEGRVPLHSAHLYYNVTEKVRRVMESYFRLDTPLYFSYSHLVCRTAIEEAQAERKDSSHPVHVDNCILNAEALVCIKEPPAYTFRDYSAILYLNGDFDGGTFYFTELDAKTVTAEVQPQCGRAVGFSSGTENPHGVKAVTRGQRCAIALWFTLDARHSERDRVQADDLVRMLFSPEEVDLSQEQPQDTQEGPPQPVGESLPGSEVGRKDEL; via the exons ATGGCTGCGCGCGCTTCCAGGCTGCTGACCGCGCTGCTggccgtcgccgccgccgccgccgccgccgccgccgcctcccgggccGAGGTGGAATCCGAGGCGGGATGGGACATGGCGCCGCCCGATCTGCTCTTCGCGGAGGGGACCGCGGCCTACGCGCGCGGGGACTGGGCGGGGgtggtgctgagcatggagcgCGCGCTGCGCTCGCGGGCCGCCCTGCGCGCCCTCCGCCTGCGCTGCCGCACGCGCTGCGCCGCCGAGCTGCCCTGGGAGccggaccccgccccgccccccagcccgtCGCCGGCCTCGGGCGCCGCCGCCCTGCGCGACCTGCGCTTCTTCGGGGGCCTGCTGCACCGCGCCGCCTGCCTGCGCCGCTGCCTCGGGCCGCCGGCCGCCCACGCGCTCAGcgaggagctggagctggagttCCGCAAGCGGAGCCCCTACAACTACCTGCAGGTCGCCTACTTCAAG ATCAACAAGTTGGAGAAAGCCGTAGCAGCAGCGCACACCTTCTTCGTGGGCAATCCTGAACACATGGAGATGCGGCAAAACCTAGACTATTACCAAACCATGTCTGGAGTGAAGGAGGCTGACTTCAAGGATCTAGAGGCCAAGCCTCATATG CACGAGTTCCGGCTGGGAGTGCGGCTCTACTCGGAGGAGCAGCCACATGAAGCGGTGGCCCACCTGGAGGCGGCGCTGCAAGAGTACCTGGTGGCCGACGCCGAGTGCCGCGCCCTGTGCGAAGGGCCCTACGACTATGATGGCTATAACTACCTGGAGTACAACGCCGACCTCTTCCAGGCCATCGCAG ATCATTACATCCAGGTCCTCAGCTGTAAGCAGAACTGCGTCACGGAGCTTGCGTCCCACCCAAGTCGAGAGAAGCCCTTTGAAGACTTCCTCCCATCACATTATAACTACCTGCAGTTTGCCTACTATAACA TTGGGAATTACACACAGGCTATCGAATGTGCCAAGACCtatctcctcttcttccccaacGATGAGGTGATGAACCAGAATCTGGCCTACTATACGGCCATGGTTGGAGAAGAACCAGCCAGATCCATCGGCCCCCGTGAG AGCGCCCAGGAGTACCGACAGCGCAGCCTGCTGGAGAAAGAGCTGCTCTTCTTCGCCTACGATGTTTTCGGAATTCCCTTTGTGGATCCG GATTCATGGACTCCAGAAGAGGTGATTCCCAAAAGattgcaagagaaacaaaa GTCCGAACGGGAAACAGCCGTCCGCATCTCCCAGGAGATCGGAAACCTTATGAAGGAGATTGAGACGCTGGTGGAGGAGAAGACCAAGGAGTCGCTGGATGTGAGCCGGCTGACACGGGAAG GTGGCCCACTGCTTTACGAAGGCATCAACCTCACCATGAACTCCAGAGTGCTGAACGGTTCCCAGAGGGTGGTGATGGACGGCATGATCTCCCCTGAGGAGTGCCGAGAGCTGCAGAGACTGACCAAC GCAGCAGCAACCTCGGGGGACGGCTACCGGGGGCAGAcctccccacacacccccagTGAGAAGTTCTATGGTGTCACGGTCTTCAAAGCCCTCAAG CTGGGACAGGAAGGCAGGGTTCCGCTGCATAGCGCGCACCTGTACTACAACGTCACCGAGAAGGTGCGGCGCGTCATGGAGTCCTACTTCCGCCTGGACACGCCCCTCTACTTCTCCTACTCCCACCTGGTGTGCCGCACCGCCATCGAAG AGGCACAGGCTGAGAGGAAGGACAGTAGCCACCCAGTCCACGTGGACAACTGCATCCTGAATGCTGAGGCCCTGGTGTGCATCAAGGAGCCCCCCGCCTACACCTTCCGGGACTACAG TGCCATTCTCTATCTAAACGGGGACTTCGATGGAGGAACGTTCTATTTCACTGAACTAGACGCCAAGACCGTGACG GCAGAAGTGCAGCCCCAGTGTGGCAGGGCCGTGGGGTTCTCTTCAGGCACTGAAAACCCACACGGAGTGAAGGCTGTCACCAGAGGGCAGCGCTGTGCCATCGCCCTGTGGTTCACTTTGGACGCGCGGCACAGTGAGCGG GACCGGGTGCAGGCCGATGACCTGGTGAGGATGCTCTTCAGCCCCGAAGAGGTGGACCTCTCCCAGGAGCAGCCCCAGGACACCCAGGAGGGGCCCCCCCAGCCTGTCGGGGAGTCGCTCCCTGGCAGTGAGGTGGGGCGCAAGGATGAGCTCTGA
- the C23H1orf50 gene encoding uncharacterized protein C1orf50 homolog, with protein MLFRRAARGCGEVSGVMASAAALGPADEVPANGVVRPATGRGGAAAALVERSSSPGGLALLSPYHTHRAGDPLDLVALAQQVQKADEFIRANATNKLMVIAEQIQHLQEQARKVLEDAHRDADLHHVACNIVKKPGNIYYLYKRESGQQYFSIISPKEWGTSCPHDFLGAYKLQHDLSWTPYEDIEKHDAKINIVDKLLSQPAALPPSTEPTFQGLTQESGL; from the exons ATGCTCTTCCGCCGGGCGGCGCGAGGGTGCGGGGAGGTCTCAGGTGTGATGGCGAGCGCTGCCGCGCTGGGCCCGGCTGATGAGGTCCCGGCCAACGGAGTGGTCCGGCCGGCCACGGGTCGGGGAG GTGCGGCGGCGGCCCTGGTGGAGCGCAGCTCGAGCCCCGGCGGCCTGGCCCTGCTGAGCCCCTACCACACCCACCGGGCGGGGGACCCCCTAGACCTCGTGGCGCTCGCACAGCAGGTGCAGAAG GCTGACGAATTCATCCGAGCGAATGCCAccaacaaactgatggtcataGCTGAGCAAATCCAACATTTACAAGAACAAGCTAGGAAG GTATTGGAAGATGCTCACAGGGATGCTGACTTGCACCATGTAGCTTGTAATATAGTAAAAAAACCTGGCAACATTTACTACCTTTATAAACGGGAGAGTGGTCAAcagtatttttctattatttctccaaag GAATGGGGTACAAGTTGTCCACATGACTTCCTTGGTGCCTACAAGCTACAACATGACTTGTCTTGGACTCCATATGAGGACATTGAGAAGCATGATGCTAAAATCAACATAGTGGACAAGTTGCTAAGCCAGCCAGCGGCCCTGCCTCCAAGCACTGAACCCACTTTCCAGGGACTGACTCAGGAGAGTGGACTCTGA